The following proteins are encoded in a genomic region of Chlamydiales bacterium STE3:
- a CDS encoding Uncharacterized protein (Product derived from UniProtKB/Trembl:F8KZX9), which produces MEASILALATEVPKFGFSQEEIAEKFIDILSLDQERAKMIRQLYQNSAILQRYSVIEDFQKERSEWSFWGKEFPKTIPGMAKRNDLYKVEAPKLALAAARKALADWGGDAHAITHVISVSCTGMIAPGIEFSLMQGLQLRPSTQRLGINFMGCFGAFKGLSVAQSFAKENPKNRVLVVCTELCSLHFQVDQTPDNILANSLFSDGAAAILIGAEPKSFEQAHWTIQNTGSLGLENTTEKMQWEAGDLGFVMKLSHTVPVLLGRKIGSFIDSLVTSDFSAIDCDWAIHPGGKSIIQVLEKTLNIPKGLTKASWETLANYGNMSSATFLFVLKNILEQKSPRKWTLGLGFGPGLSVEGILLKK; this is translated from the coding sequence ATGGAAGCTTCCATTTTAGCCCTTGCAACTGAGGTGCCAAAATTTGGATTTTCTCAAGAAGAAATTGCGGAAAAATTTATCGACATCTTATCCCTAGATCAAGAAAGAGCGAAGATGATAAGGCAGCTTTATCAAAACTCTGCGATTCTCCAACGCTATTCAGTTATTGAAGATTTCCAAAAAGAGCGTTCAGAATGGTCTTTTTGGGGAAAGGAATTTCCAAAAACAATTCCTGGAATGGCCAAACGCAACGATCTCTACAAAGTAGAGGCACCGAAATTAGCCCTTGCAGCGGCCCGCAAAGCTTTAGCGGATTGGGGCGGTGATGCACACGCAATTACTCATGTGATTTCTGTCTCCTGCACGGGTATGATTGCCCCTGGCATTGAATTTTCCCTTATGCAAGGGCTTCAGCTTCGGCCGTCAACACAGAGACTAGGTATCAATTTCATGGGTTGTTTTGGAGCTTTTAAAGGTCTTTCAGTGGCACAATCCTTTGCCAAGGAAAATCCCAAAAATCGCGTTCTGGTTGTTTGTACGGAACTCTGCTCGCTCCATTTTCAAGTCGACCAGACACCTGATAATATCTTAGCTAATTCGCTTTTTTCTGATGGAGCAGCCGCTATCCTTATCGGCGCAGAGCCCAAGTCCTTTGAACAAGCACATTGGACAATCCAAAACACGGGCTCACTCGGCTTGGAAAATACAACGGAAAAAATGCAGTGGGAAGCTGGCGACCTTGGATTTGTCATGAAGCTCTCACACACAGTGCCAGTATTGCTAGGGAGAAAAATTGGCTCTTTTATCGACTCTTTAGTGACTTCCGACTTTTCAGCAATTGATTGCGATTGGGCTATCCATCCTGGAGGAAAGTCCATCATCCAAGTCCTCGAAAAAACGCTTAATATTCCAAAAGGGTTAACAAAAGCCTCGTGGGAAACTTTAGCCAATTATGGCAACATGTCAAGTGCAACCTTTTTGTTTGTGCTAAAAAATATTTTGGAGCAGAAAAGCCCTAGAAAGTGGACTCTTGGCCTCGGATTTGGCCCTGGGTTATCTGTAGAAGGAATTTTATTAAAAAAATAA
- a CDS encoding Cytochrome bo(3) ubiquinol oxidase subunit 2 (Product derived from UniProtKB/Swiss-Prot:Q9WWR1;Gene name derived from UniProtKB/Swiss-Prot:Q9WWR1;EC number derived from UniProtKB/Trembl:F8KUU6), translated as MMRGKSFVPFMLILSALVLFLFLLMQPLTILKFHENIAILFPAGEIAVKQRNLLLIIQAIMLLVIIPVYILTFVFSWKYRASNPKATYDPDLVDNKLAEIIWWGIPLVLTLVIAVLTWVKTYQLDPYKALESDKKPITIQVVALQWKWLFIYPEENVASVNFLQIPKDIPIRFEITADAPMNSFWIPHLGGQIYAMPAMKTLLHLVANKTGDFRGSSANISGEGFAGMHFIVRSSSEEEYRQWIDQAKQSPEILSDKEYTLLAAPSKNNPAKTFQITDTALFDQIIMKYMHPKGK; from the coding sequence ATGATGCGGGGGAAAAGTTTTGTTCCTTTCATGCTGATACTCTCAGCCCTGGTTCTCTTCCTATTTTTACTGATGCAACCGCTGACAATCCTTAAGTTTCATGAAAACATCGCCATCTTATTTCCAGCTGGTGAGATTGCCGTGAAACAACGCAACTTGCTTCTGATCATTCAAGCCATCATGCTTCTTGTCATTATCCCCGTCTACATTCTCACATTCGTTTTTTCATGGAAGTACCGCGCAAGTAATCCTAAAGCGACTTATGATCCAGACCTTGTCGACAATAAACTGGCCGAAATCATTTGGTGGGGAATTCCCCTAGTTTTAACTCTCGTCATCGCCGTTTTAACATGGGTAAAGACTTACCAGTTAGACCCTTATAAAGCGCTAGAATCGGATAAAAAACCGATTACCATCCAAGTTGTCGCTCTGCAGTGGAAATGGCTGTTCATCTATCCAGAAGAGAATGTGGCAAGCGTCAACTTTCTCCAAATTCCCAAAGATATTCCCATTCGCTTTGAAATTACGGCAGATGCTCCTATGAATTCCTTTTGGATTCCTCACCTAGGAGGGCAAATTTATGCCATGCCTGCCATGAAAACTCTCTTGCATCTTGTAGCAAATAAAACAGGAGATTTTCGAGGCTCCTCAGCGAATATCAGTGGGGAGGGTTTTGCAGGCATGCATTTTATTGTCAGAAGCTCTTCTGAAGAAGAGTACCGTCAATGGATCGATCAAGCTAAGCAATCTCCCGAGATCTTAAGCGATAAAGAATACACCCTTCTTGCAGCTCCCAGCAAAAATAATCCGGCCAAAACTTTTCAAATAACGGATACAGCCCTGTTTGATCAGATTATCATGAAATACATGCACCCCAAGGGGAAATAG
- a CDS encoding Uncharacterized protein (Product derived from UniProtKB/Trembl:F8KWS6), translating into MQESSKDFCLLKCIENQEKAARAFGFYWENTAQLIAQIQSECAEVQEAWERQDSNHLQEELGDLIQATVSLAIFCNFDPHETLKKSIDKFQKRYDVLVSLAQEDGYSHLKEQPFSVLLNYWDKAKKLVNAKNGT; encoded by the coding sequence ATGCAGGAATCATCCAAAGACTTTTGCCTATTAAAGTGCATAGAAAATCAGGAAAAAGCCGCCCGTGCATTTGGCTTTTATTGGGAGAATACTGCACAGCTGATTGCTCAGATTCAAAGTGAGTGTGCGGAAGTGCAGGAAGCTTGGGAAAGGCAAGACTCCAATCACCTGCAAGAAGAACTTGGTGATCTCATACAAGCGACGGTTAGCTTGGCCATCTTCTGTAATTTTGATCCCCATGAAACGTTAAAAAAATCGATTGATAAATTCCAAAAAAGATACGATGTCCTTGTTTCCTTAGCTCAAGAAGATGGCTATAGCCATCTCAAAGAACAACCATTTAGCGTTTTATTGAATTACTGGGATAAAGCAAAAAAACTTGTTAACGCAAAAAATGGCACTTAA
- a CDS encoding Cytochrome bo(3) ubiquinol oxidase subunit 3 (Product derived from UniProtKB/Swiss-Prot:Q9I425;Gene name derived from UniProtKB/Swiss-Prot:Q9I425), which produces MINTLTVRHTHDPYADTSSPDPHQDTFSKTVLGFWIYLMSDCLLFAALFTTYAVLHEGTFGGPTSHDILSLPTAFLETMILLCSTISCGLAMLAAKREKINQVYIWLIVTFLLGSSFVFMELKEFSHLLHEGNSWEKSAFLSSFFTLVGTHGLHVSVGLLWIIVMIGQLLYSSITITTFRRLVLFSMFWHFLDLIWIFIFTFVYLIGVI; this is translated from the coding sequence ATGATCAACACCTTAACTGTTCGTCATACGCATGACCCTTACGCTGACACAAGCTCTCCAGATCCTCACCAAGATACGTTTTCTAAAACAGTTTTGGGGTTCTGGATTTACCTGATGAGCGATTGCCTTTTATTTGCCGCCTTGTTCACAACCTACGCTGTGCTGCATGAGGGCACATTCGGTGGACCCACCTCGCACGATATCCTCAGCCTTCCAACGGCTTTCCTAGAAACGATGATTCTTCTTTGCAGCACCATTTCCTGTGGACTTGCCATGCTAGCAGCCAAACGCGAAAAGATTAACCAGGTCTACATTTGGCTAATAGTGACATTTTTACTAGGGTCTTCTTTTGTTTTTATGGAATTAAAGGAGTTTAGCCACCTACTTCATGAAGGAAATAGCTGGGAGAAAAGTGCTTTCCTCTCCTCTTTTTTTACTCTCGTGGGAACCCATGGCCTTCATGTCTCTGTCGGATTGCTTTGGATCATCGTCATGATTGGCCAGCTACTCTACTCAAGCATCACCATTACCACATTTCGCAGGCTTGTCCTCTTTAGCATGTTCTGGCATTTTCTTGACCTAATATGGATCTTTATCTTTACCTTTGTCTATTTGATTGGAGTGATCTAA
- a CDS encoding Cytochrome bo(3) ubiquinol oxidase subunit 1 (Product derived from UniProtKB/Swiss-Prot:P0ABI8;Gene name derived from UniProtKB/Swiss-Prot:P0ABI8;EC number derived from UniProtKB/Swiss-Prot:P0ABI8), which produces MFGKLTLDAFRHEASQNFAVIMMLLSGLVIIGAITYLKRWKWLWNEWLTSVDHKKIGLMYIIVALLMFFKAFADALMMRLQQALSVGASQGFISPEHFQEVFSAHGTTMIFFVGMGVVFGLLNLVVPLQIGARDVAFPFLNSLSFWFFASAGALTLVSLAIGSFSAAGWLAYPPLSSLEYSPNEGVNYWIWIVQIAGIGSTLSGINFLVTILKMRCPGMTLMKMPIFVWSSLCAMVLVVLSFPILTATLYLLTLDRYLGMHFFTIDGGGNFMMYINLIWAWGHPEVYILILPAFGIFSEVVPTFSEKRLFGYVSMVWALILITVLSFIVWLHHFFTMGSSANVNAFFGVATMLIAIPTGVKIFNWLFTKFRGRVHFDSPMLWFFAFVLNFSIGGMTGILLSAPPVDYQVHNSLFLIAHFHGMVIGGVLFGFFCGFTYWFPKFTGFFLSEKLNRYAFWCWFVGFLLAFMPLYMLGFMGATRRLDHYEASTGWQPLFILVGCGALIILCGVTIQIYGLFKSIIERKLDTTGDPWNGRTLEWAVSSPPPFYNFAVTPTVDQIDPLWAIKRGQAPKPKKDYEDIYLPKNTAMGLYIGMLSLIFGFAMTWHIYWLALLSFIAILTCVIIRLSQKDDHKVVYAEDIKKMEEARLQRGKTL; this is translated from the coding sequence ATGTTCGGAAAACTTACCTTAGATGCTTTTAGACACGAAGCCAGCCAAAACTTTGCTGTCATCATGATGCTTCTTTCCGGCCTTGTCATTATTGGAGCTATCACTTATCTAAAACGTTGGAAATGGCTATGGAATGAATGGTTGACATCTGTTGATCACAAAAAAATTGGATTGATGTATATCATCGTTGCGCTGCTCATGTTTTTTAAAGCCTTTGCTGATGCCCTAATGATGAGGTTGCAGCAAGCTCTTTCTGTGGGTGCCTCTCAAGGTTTTATTTCTCCTGAACATTTTCAAGAAGTTTTTTCTGCCCATGGAACCACGATGATCTTCTTCGTTGGAATGGGCGTTGTTTTCGGTCTGCTCAACCTTGTTGTGCCCCTGCAAATTGGAGCGAGAGATGTCGCTTTCCCCTTTCTGAATTCTCTTAGCTTTTGGTTCTTCGCTTCAGCTGGAGCACTCACTCTTGTCTCATTAGCCATCGGCAGCTTCTCTGCAGCAGGTTGGTTAGCCTATCCACCTCTTTCAAGCTTAGAATACAGCCCCAATGAGGGCGTAAATTACTGGATATGGATTGTCCAAATCGCAGGGATTGGAAGTACCCTTTCTGGGATCAACTTTTTAGTGACCATCTTAAAAATGCGCTGTCCCGGCATGACGCTGATGAAAATGCCGATTTTTGTTTGGAGTTCTTTATGTGCCATGGTTCTTGTCGTCCTCTCTTTTCCCATCCTGACAGCCACTCTTTACCTACTGACTTTAGACCGCTACCTCGGCATGCATTTTTTTACCATAGATGGTGGGGGCAATTTCATGATGTACATCAACCTCATCTGGGCGTGGGGGCATCCTGAAGTTTATATTTTGATCCTTCCAGCATTTGGCATCTTTTCAGAAGTCGTGCCTACCTTTTCCGAAAAAAGGCTCTTTGGCTATGTTTCGATGGTTTGGGCATTGATTTTGATCACAGTTCTTTCCTTTATCGTCTGGCTTCACCATTTCTTTACTATGGGCTCAAGCGCAAATGTCAATGCCTTCTTCGGCGTCGCGACCATGCTCATTGCCATCCCAACAGGAGTAAAAATTTTTAATTGGCTATTTACAAAATTTCGCGGAAGGGTGCACTTCGACTCGCCGATGCTATGGTTTTTTGCTTTTGTCCTCAACTTTAGTATCGGAGGAATGACAGGGATTTTGCTCTCTGCTCCCCCTGTAGATTACCAAGTCCATAACAGCTTATTCTTAATTGCGCATTTTCATGGCATGGTAATCGGAGGAGTCCTTTTCGGCTTTTTCTGTGGCTTTACCTACTGGTTTCCCAAATTTACCGGCTTTTTCCTAAGCGAAAAATTGAACCGCTACGCCTTTTGGTGTTGGTTCGTTGGCTTTCTTCTAGCTTTTATGCCGCTTTACATGCTCGGCTTTATGGGGGCAACAAGGCGTCTTGACCACTATGAAGCGTCAACAGGATGGCAACCCCTCTTTATACTAGTAGGATGCGGCGCTTTAATTATCCTCTGTGGAGTCACTATTCAGATTTACGGCTTATTTAAAAGCATTATTGAGCGTAAACTTGACACAACAGGCGATCCCTGGAATGGTCGAACGCTAGAATGGGCTGTATCCTCCCCTCCTCCATTCTATAATTTTGCTGTCACGCCAACTGTAGACCAAATTGACCCTTTATGGGCGATAAAAAGAGGACAGGCACCAAAGCCTAAAAAAGATTATGAAGATATCTATCTACCCAAAAATACAGCCATGGGCCTTTACATCGGCATGCTGAGCTTGATCTTCGGCTTTGCAATGACTTGGCATATTTACTGGCTAGCGCTACTCAGCTTTATTGCGATTCTCACATGTGTGATCATTCGCTTATCGCAAAAAGATGATCACAAAGTCGTTTATGCTGAAGATATTAAAAAAATGGAAGAAGCTCGTTTACAAAGAGGAAAAACCTTATGA
- a CDS encoding Cytochrome bo(3) ubiquinol oxidase subunit 4 (Product derived from UniProtKB/Swiss-Prot:Q9WWR4;Gene name derived from UniProtKB/Swiss-Prot:Q9WWR4), which produces MSGDISLKQAKNEWHGTLSSYIIGFIASVILTAISFFLVTHKQFTEQVTIYLLVSLAVIQAIFQLRFFLHLGQEAKPKWETIIFYTMLVVLLIISIGSLWVMNDLNARMMPDMNMEMLHD; this is translated from the coding sequence ATGAGCGGAGATATCAGCTTAAAACAAGCTAAGAATGAATGGCATGGCACCTTATCCTCCTATATCATAGGATTTATTGCCTCTGTCATCCTAACAGCAATTTCCTTTTTCCTTGTGACCCATAAGCAGTTTACAGAGCAGGTTACGATCTATCTTCTAGTTAGCCTAGCAGTAATTCAAGCCATTTTTCAACTACGCTTTTTCTTGCATTTAGGACAAGAAGCAAAACCAAAATGGGAGACAATCATTTTTTACACAATGCTTGTCGTTTTGCTGATCATCTCTATAGGCTCTCTCTGGGTTATGAATGATCTCAATGCCAGAATGATGCCAGATATGAATATGGAAATGCTCCATGATTAA
- a CDS encoding putative long-chain-fatty-acid--CoA ligase (Product derived from UniProtKB/Swiss-Prot:P44446;EC number derived from UniProtKB/Swiss-Prot:P44446), with the protein MKQAVTVSEFLKAIRENFSHPKAINSYTHQEWVSLSTKEYTDQVKYLALALVQMGVKKGDRIGIIAQPSGRWAIADLAIMVAGAVSVPLFANISEENFYYEIQQAELKIVFIGGQEQWQRYEDSKDLFKLAIGLEDSLEIERVLSFDAVLASGKKADEAFPDLYERLESAIRPGDLATIIYTSGSTGVPKGAEHTHFSLFSLLHVDLFKWDGQNDRYLSILPLAHVFGRVLNFITLYWGISTYYYNDLKNLSQACKELHPTILVVVPRLLEKVYAKMVAKVQEAGYMQRAIGQWAFDLANQEEETFWKQLFHPVAEKLVYSSLLDALGSHLRVVICGGAALSPQLCHFFRDIGVPLYEGWGLTEACPITVNQPDRVKIGTIGIPIGNLEVKLSEEKELLVRGSNVMRGYYKNPGATAEAIDSEGWLSTGDRGEVDEEGFVSIIGRSKELFKTSTGEAIAPVPIEHALCKAPFIDMALVVADKRKFASALLFPNFEILKVLKVHQNQAHLSDEEFLKSIYIKDEMEKLLNRVNSHLNHWEQIHAYRFITHHLSVEEGDLTPSMKIRRDVVEQKFKEMINAMYEKEQEL; encoded by the coding sequence ATGAAGCAGGCAGTAACAGTCAGTGAATTCTTAAAGGCGATTAGAGAAAACTTTTCTCATCCTAAGGCAATTAATAGCTACACTCATCAAGAGTGGGTAAGCCTTTCTACAAAAGAGTACACAGACCAAGTGAAGTATCTTGCTTTAGCTCTTGTCCAAATGGGAGTTAAAAAAGGAGATCGCATCGGCATCATCGCTCAGCCTTCAGGGCGATGGGCGATCGCGGATCTTGCCATTATGGTTGCTGGTGCTGTTTCTGTCCCTTTATTTGCAAATATCTCTGAGGAAAATTTTTATTACGAAATTCAACAGGCGGAATTAAAAATTGTCTTCATTGGCGGACAAGAGCAATGGCAGCGTTATGAGGATAGTAAAGATCTTTTTAAACTTGCCATCGGCCTCGAAGATAGCCTTGAAATAGAAAGAGTTCTCTCTTTTGATGCAGTTTTGGCAAGCGGCAAGAAGGCAGATGAAGCCTTTCCAGATCTCTATGAAAGGCTAGAAAGTGCCATTCGCCCCGGTGATTTGGCGACGATTATTTATACAAGTGGCAGTACAGGAGTACCGAAGGGTGCAGAGCACACGCACTTTAGCTTATTCAGCCTTCTGCATGTGGATTTATTTAAGTGGGATGGGCAAAACGATCGTTATTTAAGTATTTTGCCCCTTGCCCATGTTTTTGGACGAGTCCTTAATTTCATTACTCTTTACTGGGGAATTAGCACCTATTACTATAACGATCTTAAAAATTTAAGCCAGGCGTGTAAAGAATTGCATCCGACAATTCTTGTGGTTGTTCCGAGACTCTTAGAAAAGGTGTATGCCAAGATGGTCGCAAAAGTCCAAGAGGCAGGATACATGCAGCGAGCTATCGGGCAATGGGCTTTTGATTTGGCTAACCAAGAAGAAGAGACATTTTGGAAGCAGCTTTTTCATCCTGTAGCGGAGAAGCTCGTCTATTCCTCGTTACTCGATGCTCTCGGCAGCCATTTACGCGTTGTCATCTGTGGGGGCGCTGCATTAAGCCCGCAGCTATGCCATTTTTTTCGCGATATTGGGGTTCCTCTCTACGAGGGATGGGGACTTACGGAGGCTTGTCCCATTACAGTGAACCAACCTGATCGAGTGAAGATTGGCACTATTGGCATTCCTATAGGAAATTTAGAGGTCAAACTCAGCGAAGAAAAGGAGCTGCTTGTCAGAGGCTCAAACGTGATGAGGGGGTACTATAAAAATCCGGGTGCTACTGCTGAAGCCATTGATTCTGAAGGATGGCTATCGACAGGGGATCGAGGAGAAGTTGATGAAGAGGGTTTCGTTTCTATCATTGGTAGAAGTAAAGAACTTTTCAAAACTTCTACTGGTGAAGCGATTGCGCCTGTTCCTATTGAGCATGCACTCTGTAAAGCTCCTTTTATCGATATGGCACTTGTAGTTGCTGATAAGAGAAAATTTGCGTCGGCTCTTCTTTTCCCAAATTTCGAAATTTTAAAAGTTCTAAAAGTCCATCAGAATCAAGCACATCTTTCTGATGAAGAGTTCCTCAAAAGCATCTACATCAAAGATGAAATGGAGAAACTCCTCAACCGAGTCAACAGCCATCTCAACCACTGGGAACAGATCCATGCTTATCGGTTTATTACGCACCACCTCAGTGTTGAAGAAGGAGATTTAACACCTTCTATGAAAATTCGACGTGATGTTGTCGAGCAAAAATTTAAAGAGATGATTAACGCTATGTACGAAAAGGAACAGGAATTATGA
- a CDS encoding Uncharacterized protein (Product derived from UniProtKB/Trembl:F8KZX8) produces the protein MMKRSYEKELIDLGPSHYSKEEYEECLTQLARIGRFLGGDRATLQSFKNLRNPQSILDVGCGGGHFTAELARRYPNASLLGIDLSAEAIAYAQKQHGNAKLNNLQFVATTSPQLTYETNQFDVVTTTLVCHHMTDQQLITFLKEAYRVAKHSVIINDLHRHWLAYFSFACIAKPFFPNRLIFQDGLLSIKRGFKKKEWVDYLHAAEIPLKHCHLTWHWAFRWILKIDTSYKT, from the coding sequence ATGATGAAAAGATCTTACGAGAAAGAATTAATTGATTTAGGACCCTCCCACTATAGCAAAGAGGAATATGAAGAGTGCCTTACTCAGCTGGCACGAATTGGGCGATTTTTAGGTGGGGATCGAGCGACTTTGCAATCGTTTAAAAACTTACGCAACCCTCAAAGTATTTTAGATGTGGGTTGTGGCGGAGGGCACTTCACAGCCGAGCTAGCTAGGCGCTATCCAAACGCTTCTTTACTTGGAATTGATCTATCAGCAGAGGCTATTGCCTATGCGCAAAAACAACACGGAAATGCCAAGTTAAATAACTTGCAGTTTGTGGCTACAACCTCCCCTCAGCTCACTTATGAAACCAATCAATTTGATGTTGTAACAACAACCCTTGTTTGTCATCATATGACCGACCAGCAATTAATCACTTTTTTAAAAGAGGCTTACCGAGTTGCCAAGCATTCTGTAATTATCAATGACCTACACCGTCATTGGCTTGCCTATTTTAGCTTTGCCTGTATTGCAAAACCCTTTTTTCCTAATCGCCTTATTTTTCAAGATGGGCTGCTATCCATTAAAAGAGGCTTTAAGAAAAAAGAATGGGTCGATTACCTCCATGCGGCAGAAATTCCTCTAAAACATTGCCATTTGACTTGGCATTGGGCTTTTCGATGGATCCTTAAAATTGACACTTCTTATAAAACATGA
- a CDS encoding Uncharacterized protein (Product derived from UniProtKB/Trembl:F8KZX7) codes for MKKKFTIIGGGVAGLSAAIRLAELGEEPLLIEGGSYPSHKVCGEFLSPECLSILQRWEVQTIPIPEVIIRTPKTHFSFPFPSPAGGLSHFRLDPALAAYATRKGATIKTETQVTSFIPKDTPQGSHLITLSNGEVVQSCHTIIATGRIPSYSVAKPEIAYVGFKAHFKDLSSSGKLEMFSFPKAYLGLSPVEGNTYNVACLAKLEAVQRDKDPQSFINHLISSCPELCHRLTDSKKLFATWMTASVPDFGIKKTPDWLDTYFIGDASVTIPPASGSGLSMAIIGGCLAAEHAVRHLSKEFKHLWKKRCASQLFWAKLLHQLMLNPHYGNPFLRLSQHFPILCKKAFALTRQPALYPL; via the coding sequence ATGAAGAAAAAATTCACCATTATCGGTGGTGGGGTTGCCGGCTTATCAGCAGCCATCCGCTTAGCAGAACTTGGAGAAGAACCTTTATTGATTGAAGGAGGATCTTATCCTTCGCACAAAGTATGTGGAGAATTCCTCTCCCCAGAATGCCTCTCTATTCTTCAAAGATGGGAAGTTCAAACCATCCCGATTCCTGAAGTCATCATTAGAACGCCAAAGACCCATTTTTCCTTCCCCTTCCCCTCACCTGCAGGAGGGCTGTCTCATTTCCGACTAGATCCTGCCTTAGCAGCTTATGCCACCAGAAAGGGAGCGACAATTAAAACAGAAACACAAGTCACCTCGTTTATTCCTAAAGATACCCCTCAAGGATCCCACCTGATTACCCTTTCTAATGGTGAGGTAGTTCAAAGTTGCCACACCATTATAGCGACAGGGCGCATACCAAGCTATTCTGTTGCCAAACCTGAGATAGCCTATGTGGGATTTAAAGCTCATTTTAAAGATCTCTCTTCAAGCGGGAAATTAGAAATGTTTTCGTTTCCAAAAGCTTACCTAGGTCTTTCTCCTGTCGAAGGCAATACTTATAACGTTGCCTGTCTGGCAAAGCTAGAAGCGGTTCAAAGAGACAAGGATCCGCAATCCTTTATTAACCATTTAATCTCTTCCTGTCCTGAGCTTTGCCACCGTCTCACAGATTCTAAAAAGCTTTTTGCGACCTGGATGACTGCATCTGTTCCGGATTTTGGTATAAAAAAAACTCCCGACTGGCTAGACACTTATTTTATTGGCGATGCCTCCGTAACGATCCCTCCAGCCTCTGGAAGCGGCCTATCCATGGCTATCATTGGAGGCTGCCTAGCTGCCGAGCATGCCGTACGCCATCTTTCAAAAGAGTTTAAACATCTTTGGAAGAAACGCTGCGCTTCTCAGCTCTTCTGGGCAAAGCTTTTGCATCAATTGATGCTCAATCCCCATTATGGAAATCCCTTCTTAAGACTGTCTCAGCATTTTCCAATTCTTTGCAAAAAAGCTTTTGCATTGACAAGACAGCCTGCACTCTATCCATTATAA
- a CDS encoding Protoheme IX farnesyltransferase (Product derived from UniProtKB/Swiss-Prot:Q6MBY2;Gene name derived from UniProtKB/Swiss-Prot:Q6MBY2;EC number derived from UniProtKB/Swiss-Prot:Q6MBY2) has protein sequence MINYYLLTKPGIILGNLITVAAGFLLASKGHFDGALFLGTLFGLGFIIASGCVFNNCMDRGIDKKMMRTQGRALVKGSISLKEAIVFGLCLGLIGVFLLIVYTNPLTVAIACMGFFVYVFIYSLWKSHTIYGTAIGSIAGAVPPVVGYCAVSAHFDTGAFILFLMLIFWQMPHFFAIALSHLEDYALAGIPVLPLKKGILRTKIHMALYIIGFILTSAMLTLFHYTGYLYLAATLGLGTLWLIQAIAGFAKEDFKQWGYRMFCLSLVLILAICIVIPLDVV, from the coding sequence ATGATTAACTATTACTTGTTGACTAAGCCAGGGATTATTTTAGGCAATTTGATCACTGTTGCTGCGGGATTTTTGCTCGCCTCAAAAGGGCATTTTGATGGCGCCCTTTTTTTAGGAACTCTATTTGGCTTGGGGTTCATCATCGCTTCCGGCTGCGTGTTTAACAATTGTATGGATCGTGGCATAGACAAAAAAATGATGAGAACACAAGGCCGAGCCTTAGTTAAAGGATCGATTTCCCTCAAAGAAGCAATAGTTTTTGGGCTTTGCCTTGGATTGATTGGTGTTTTTCTCTTAATAGTTTACACAAACCCTTTAACTGTCGCCATTGCCTGCATGGGCTTTTTTGTCTATGTTTTCATTTACAGTTTATGGAAAAGCCATACGATTTATGGAACGGCGATAGGCAGCATAGCAGGAGCCGTGCCCCCAGTTGTTGGCTATTGTGCAGTAAGCGCTCATTTCGACACCGGCGCTTTCATCCTATTCCTGATGCTTATCTTTTGGCAAATGCCCCATTTTTTTGCGATTGCTCTTTCCCACCTTGAAGACTATGCTTTAGCGGGAATTCCTGTCTTACCCTTAAAAAAAGGGATTTTAAGAACAAAAATTCATATGGCACTCTACATTATCGGTTTCATACTGACTTCCGCAATGCTCACTCTTTTCCACTATACAGGTTATCTGTATTTGGCGGCCACATTAGGCCTCGGTACTCTATGGCTCATTCAAGCAATCGCCGGCTTTGCAAAAGAAGATTTTAAGCAATGGGGCTATCGTATGTTTTGCCTTTCTCTTGTCTTGATTTTAGCGATTTGTATTGTCATTCCCCTTGATGTCGTTTAA